One Natronosalvus rutilus DNA window includes the following coding sequences:
- a CDS encoding four-helix bundle copper-binding protein: protein MALTQIDHVNDQMGECIDNCLEAAQACEWCADECAGEGEEMARCLRLCRDVADLTTLHARFMARNSNYSTQLAEACAAACEECAEECEQHDEKHCQVCADVLRECAESCREMMST from the coding sequence ATGGCGTTAACTCAAATCGACCACGTGAACGATCAGATGGGAGAATGCATCGACAATTGCCTCGAAGCCGCTCAAGCGTGTGAATGGTGTGCTGATGAATGTGCCGGTGAAGGCGAAGAAATGGCCAGATGCCTTCGTCTCTGTCGGGATGTCGCCGACCTCACGACGCTGCACGCACGCTTCATGGCACGGAACTCGAACTACAGCACGCAACTTGCAGAAGCCTGTGCTGCTGCATGCGAAGAGTGTGCCGAGGAGTGCGAACAACACGATGAAAAACACTGTCAGGTTTGTGCCGACGTGCTTCGCGAGTGTGCCGAATCCTGCCGGGAAATGATGTCGACGTAG